AGAATTCGTGCCAGTCTGGTATGGCTGCGCCATGGTATTTACGGGGGAAAGCTAACCTACTCAAGTACGCCTGTCCGCCGTTGGTTAGCCATTCTTCTATTATTTGTTTGATTCAAATTGCAAAAGTTAAACCCCTGCCTTCGCGCCAACGATGAGGAATAGCGGATAGCGACGGCCGTTCTCCCGCTTCATCTCCATAAACACGTCGGAATGGGTTACCGCGAGGCCTGCTGCCCCGAATGCTTGGGCCAGCTGCGCAAGATCGAACCCGTTGTGACCCTCGAAACCCGCGCCATGGAACGAGCCATCCTCGGAAACGAGGTCGACAATGGCCAGCTTTCCTCCTGGTTTTAGGAGCCCAGAAAAGCGGGCAAGAATAGCCGCGTAGTCGGGGATATGGTGCAGCGTCATGGAGGAGAATATCAGGTCGTAGGCCCCGCTAAAGGAGGTATCCGCCGAAAGGTCGACGTTGCAAACCTGCGCATTCGGGAGCTGCTGCTGCGCTAGCTTGGAGGAAAGAACCTCCAGCATCCCCTCGGAGGTATCGATAAAGGTTGCCGTGCCAATCTTCGCGAGCAGCTGCAGCCCCACCAGCCCGGTACCGCACCCGTACTCCATCACATCCATCGAAGGATCGAGCGTCACCGCACCCTCGATGGCGGCTGCTACGCGCTGCGCCTTTTTCACCCGCTGGGGCGTATCCCACTCGGCGGCTCTTGCATTAAAATCGTTCATGTCCATACTCAGCAACGGGGTTAGCCCGAATAGTTAGTGCGCTAAGGTAGCAATTCCCAAATTTTAGTGATGCATTGACTTCGGAGCGGGATCAATTCCTAAATTTTAGTGATGCATTAACCTCGGACCTGGATCAATTCCCAAATTTTGGGGATGCATTGACCTCGAAGCTGAATCAATTCCTAATTTTTGGGGATGCATTACCTTCGATGCTGAATCAATCCCCGAATTTTAAGGATGCATTGACTTCGGAGCGGGATCAATTCCCAATTTTTAGGGATGCATTACCTTCGGAGCTGAATCAATCCGTAAATTTTAGGGATGCATTGACCTCGGAGGTGAATCAATCTCCAAATTTTAGGGATGCATTGCCTTCGGAGCGGAATCAATCCCTAAATTTTAGTGATGCATTGCCTTCGATGCTGAATCAATTCCCAAATTTTAGTGATGCATTACCTTCGGACCTGAATCAATTCCTAAATTTTGGGGATGCATTGCCTTCGGAGGTGGATCAATTCCCAAGTTCTAGCGGATAATGCGCTCCACCCCTCCCCCATCTGCTTATAAAAGCTAAACCAAAAACATTTGCGCCTCTCCCATGTTTTCCCCCACAAAATTAAAAGAAGGAGGACCACAAGCCATGGGAAAATGCGCATGCCAAACAAGAACCACCGCTAAAACCGATACCCCCAAGAAGCGCTGCGGCTGCAACTCGAAGCAGCCCCTGCTAGCCAGCAACCCCGCAGCGGCCATGCAGGCGGCAGGGCAGCTGGCCGACATTTGCCGAATTGCGCCCGAGGAGCAAGAGCACCTACACCAGGTTGTTCGTGTTGACGAGCTCCCCAACGCCACCTACCTAATTCGCATCGAGAAGAAGGGCCTCGAGCCTAGAAGCGGCCAGTACATGGCGCTAAGCGTACCCGGCGATATCCAGACGCGCCACTACTCCATCTACAGCGGCGAAAACGACGAAACGCTCGATTTCCTGATAAAGGAGGTTGACGACGGGATAGTATCCGTTAAGCTGCACCAGTTTAAGCCCGGCGATAAGGTGCTAGTAGAGGGCCCGTGGGGGCATTTTAGGGTAAGGCCCAGCGATGTTGGCACCAAGAGGTTCCTGTTCGTTGCCTCGGGAACCGGGATATCGCCATTCCACAGCTTCATCAAGTCGTATCCAGGCCTAGACTACCAGCTGCTACATGGCGTGAGGTACGGCAACGACCGCTACGGGATGGACGAATACCCAAAGAAGCGGTACGTAGCCTGCACCTCGCGCGACGGGGAGGGTGATTTTCGGGGCAGAGTTACCGACTACCTAAAGGCCAACCGGGTTGAGCCTGGTACGCTCTGCTACCTCTGCGGGAATAACCAAATGATTGAGGATGCCATCGCCATCCTTCAGTCGCAAGGAATAAAGGAGAGCGAAATCTATACGGAGATATTCTTTTAGCCCGGCCATAAGTTCCATTTCTGCAGCGGCGGAGAGGTGCTCGCGCACCTTTTCGCCGCTTTTTCGCCAGCCAAGGCCACACCTTAATAAAACAATCGATTTAGCGCCTATCCCCTTTTAATTTTGAAGTCCAACCTGCACATACAGCTCATCTCAATAACCGACATCAATAAAATTCTTGTTTTTTAGCACTTTACAGTTCGCTTGCAGACAACCTTCCACCGTTAAGTATAGCTATAAAACAGCGCATTGCCGAACATCGGTAAGCAGAAACAGCTATCATTGCATCCGTCATAACGAACAAAGAGATGAACAAGTCCCTACAAGTAACAAGTTGGTTTTACTTTTTTTACTACTTCTTTTTTTACGAAAGAGGGGGCTTGGCTATTGCGCGATAAGATCGACACAAAAATAGAGCAAGCCCCAGCAATGGGGCTTTTCTTTTTTTAAAACCATAAGCAGATGCAAAACGTACAAAACATAGAAACAACGAGGGCAGAGCAGCAGGTGCGGTTACGTTCGCTATTTAGCGCTTCGTATTTCTACTTTTTCTACTACTGGAGAAAGAAGGGACTTTTATGTGCGTGCTAGCATCAGAATAGCAACACCGAGCATAAAGGTCCCACACGCGTGGGGCCTTTTTTTATATCCGACCAAAAAGACAAAAACAAATGATACTAGAGTACGAATCGCCATTAAGAGTAGCCATACAGGGGGTAAGAGGGGCCTTCCACGAGATCGCCGCAAGAGAAACCCTTGGTAACGATATCATCCCCGTAGAATGCCTAACCTTCCGCGAGCTGGTTGCCGCAACCGAATCGGAGAAGGTTGATGCCGCTCTTATGGCCATCGAGAACTCCGTAGCAGGCGGCATCCTGCCCAACTACGCGCTGCTCCGCAACTCGGAGCTGCAGATTGTCGGCGAGGTTTACCTGCGCATCGTACAGAACCTGCTAGCCCTACCCGGCGAAACGGTAGAGTCCATCAAAGAGGTGGAATCGCACCCCATGGCCATACAGCAGTGTACCGACTTCTTGGGAGAGCATCCCGAGTGGAAGATCATCGAGTCGGAAGACACCGCTCTTAGCGCACGTAAGATATCGGAGGGTGAAATCCGGGGAAAGGCAGCCATTGGCTCGTCGCTAGCTGCCGAGCTGTTCGGGCTTAACATCCTTGCTCCCGAAATAGAATCGAACAAGGAGAACTATACCCGCTTCCTCATCCTTACAAAAAAGGATGGGAAGATACGCAACACCACCTCCAACAAGGCCAGCATCTGCTTCTCGGCCAAGCACGAGCCAGGAGCCCTAGCCGACATCCTTAAGGATATTGCCGACTGCGGCGTAAACCTTTCCATGCTCCACTCCCTGCCCAAGGTTGGGGCTAAGTGGGAGTATATCTTCCACGCCGACCTTGTGTACGATAGCTACATGCAGTACCTACAGGCCGTGAAGACGCTCAACGAAACAGCCACCTACTTTAAGGTGCTGGGCGAATACCAAGCTGGATCAGAAATATTTTAATGCATAAGAAATAGCAACACCATGCACGTAAAACCATCGAGTAGGATTGGGAAGGTAAGCGAATACTACTTCTCGAAGAAGCTAAAAGAGATTGACCAGATGAGGGCCAACGGCACCAAGGTCATCAACCTTGGCATTGGCAACCCCGACTTGAAGCCTTCGGCCGCAATGATTGAGGGCGTTTGTGAAACCAGCCGAAAGAGCGGCGTCCACGGCTACCAGAGCTACATTGGCAGCCCCGTTCTTCGCCAGGCCTTTGCCGATTTCTACCACCGATACTACGGCGTGACGCTAAACCCATCCAACGAGATTCTTCCGCTAACGGGATCGAAGGAGGGCATCATGCACATCTCCATGGCCTTCCTCGACGAGGGCGACGAGGTGCTGGTACCCAACCCCGGCTACCCCACCTACACCTCGGCCACCAAGCTGGCTGGTGGCGTTCCTGTGGAGTACAACCTCACCGAGGAGAACGGGTTTCACCCCAACTTCGAGGAGATTGAGCAGCGCGATCTATCAAAAGTAAAGTTGATGTGGGTGAACTACCCCCACATGCCAACGGGTGCTAAGGCTACGAGGAAGCTGTTCGAGCAGCTGGTGGCGTTCGGCAGGAAGCACCAGATACTCATCTGCCACGACAACCCCTACAGCTTCATCCTAAACAAGGAGCCGCTAAGCCTGATGGCCGTTGAAGGGGCCAAGGAGGTGGCGCTGGAGCTCAACTCGCTAAGCAAGTCGCACAACATGGCCGGATGGCGCGTGGGGATGCTGGCAGGAAGCGCCGAACACCTTAGCGCAGTGCTCACCTTCAAGAGCAACATGGACTCGGGTATGGCCCTGCCCATTCAGATGGCCGCTGCCGCTGCGCTGAGCGCCGACCAGAATTGGTTCGACAGCATCAATGCCGAGTACGCCAAAAGGCTGGTGCTGGCCGAGGAGATTGCCCGAAAGATAGGCTGCAAGCTACCCAAGGAGCATTCTGGAATGTTCCTATGGATAAAGATTCCCGACAGCGTGGAGAGCGCCGAGGCAATGGCCGACAAGATCCTCTACCAAAAGGGCATCTTCATCACGCCGGGATCGATCTTCGGATCGAACGGCAGCCGATTCCTGCGCATCTCGCTCTGCGCCGATGAGGCAACCCTAAAGGAGGCCGCCGATATACTTAGCACGTTTAAACTAGAGGAGTAACCTCCTCGTTAAGGCTCTAAGTTTTATCAGGGCAACTCCCCTCCTTCTTAAGGAGGGGTGCCCGTAGGGCGGGGAGGTTCGAAATCATATAATAGATGCAAGTCAACCACCCCCGGCTGCGCCGACCCCTCCTTAAAAAGGAGGGGAATAGCACCGAATAAAAGTTCGCAAAACTATTGAATTTATAGCCTCTAGTTGCGATCTCAAAAAAAGAAAAGAACGAAAAATGAACATTACAATAATCGGATTAGGCTTAATTGGAGGATCGATGGCCATCGACTTTAAGCATATGGGGCATCGGGTGCTAGGCGTCGAAGCCAACCCCTTTCACCAGCGCGAGGCCATGGATCTTGGGCTGGTGGAGCAATGCCTCCCGCTCGATCAGGCCGTAGCACAGTCGGACGTGGTGGTGGTTGCCGTACCCGTAGGAGCAACACCAGCCGTTATTAAGGAGGCGCTGCAGCATCTTCAGGCAAATGGCGTTATCTTTGATGTTGGCTCGACCAAAAAAGGTATCTGCAAGGCGTTGGAGGGGCATCCTCGCCGCGAGCGGTTCGTTGCCGCCCACCCCATTGCAGGAACCGAGTACAGCGGACCGTCGGCAGCGCACAGCGGCCTATTCTACCGCAAGTTGGGCATCATCTGCGATAGGCAAAAAAGCGCCACCGATGCCGTAGACTGCGTGGAGGACCTGTTCGTGCAGCTGGGCATGGAGCTCAAGCGCATCGACTCCGACGAGCACGACAAGCACCTGGCCTACGTGTCGCACATCTCGCACCTATCGTCGTTTACGCTGGGGCTTACAGTGCTCGACATCGAGAAGGACGAGCGTTCGATCTTCGACATGGCCGGCAGCGGTTTCGCCTCAACGGTCCGACTGGCAAAGAGCTCGCCCGAGATGTGGGCGCCCATCATGCTCGAAAACTCAGAGCACCTGCTGGAGGCGCTCGACAGCTACATCGACAACCTCAACAAGTTTAAGGAGCGCATCCTTAACCGCGACGAGGAGGGGCTAAAGGAGCTGATGCGCGAGGCCAACCGAATTAGAAGGGTACTGGAGAAGAGAAGTTAAAGGAAGAAGCACAAGCCCTGAAAGGGCTAGACTGAAATTGGCGAAAAGCAAGGTGTTAGACGAATGGAGTAGATTAAGAAGCAACCACTTCGAGAATCTAGGCAGAGGCAGAAGATACTACGTAGAGACGTTGCACTGCAACATCTCTACCTCCCGGTAACCCTGACAGGTTTTGAAAACCTGTCAGGGTTACGACCCGAAGATTGGCTCACCGGATATAAGGTTACCAGACCAGTCTTAAGGAGGCCTCTCAGGATTAAGCGAAGATGTCTAACATCTAAAGTCTTAAAACGTAATGAAACAAACAAAAACATCATACAATGGCAGCAAACGAGCTTAAAGATTTGATTCCAATGACCGAATGGTTACCGGGAATCAAGAGACCGCTAATCATCGCAGGACCTTGCAGCGCCGAGAGTCCCGAGCAGCTAATGGAAACCGCAAAGGCCATTAAGGCCCTTGGCCAGGTGGATATCTTCCGCGCTGGCATATGGAAGCCCCGCACCTTCCCCAACAACTTCGAGGGGGTAGGCAGCATCGGCCTAGAGTGGCTTCGCGAGGTGAAGAAGGAGACCGGTCTACCTGTTGCCACCGAGGTAGGCTCGGTGAAGCACGTGTTCGAGGCCATCAAGTACGGCGTCGACCTCATCTGGATTGGCGCCCGCACCACGGCCAACCCCTTCGCCATGCAGGAGATCGCCGAGGCGCTTCAGGGGGTAGACATCCCCGTGCTGGTGAAGAACCCGCTTAGTCCCGATCTCGAGCTGTGGGATGGGGGCATCACCCGCATCTACGCAGCCGGCATCCGCAAACTCGGCGCCATCCACCGCGGCTTCTCCACCTGGGGCAAGAGCGACCTGCGCAACACCCCCCACTGGCAGGTACCCATCGAGCTAAAGCGCATCCACCCCAACCTGCCCATCATCGGCGACCCCAGCCACATCTGCGGAAACCGCACCATGATTGCCGACATCGCGCAGCGCGCCATGGATTTCAACCTCGATGGGTTGATGATCGAGAGCCACTGCAACCCCGACGAGGCGTGGAGCGATGCCAAACAGCAGGTTACCCCTGCCCGATTGGGCGAGATCCTCAGCGGGTTGAAGATGAAAACCGAGAGCACCAGCGATGAGAAATTTATTCGTACCTTAGATGAGCTCCGCTCGCAGATCGACATGTACGACGACCAGATCCTAAACATTTTGGAAGCCCGCATGAAGATCGCCGAGAAGATTGGCCTCTGCAAGAAGGAAAACAA
This window of the uncultured Acetobacteroides sp. genome carries:
- a CDS encoding class I SAM-dependent methyltransferase yields the protein MNDFNARAAEWDTPQRVKKAQRVAAAIEGAVTLDPSMDVMEYGCGTGLVGLQLLAKIGTATFIDTSEGMLEVLSSKLAQQQLPNAQVCNVDLSADTSFSGAYDLIFSSMTLHHIPDYAAILARFSGLLKPGGKLAIVDLVSEDGSFHGAGFEGHNGFDLAQLAQAFGAAGLAVTHSDVFMEMKRENGRRYPLFLIVGAKAGV
- a CDS encoding FAD-binding oxidoreductase, which translates into the protein MGKCACQTRTTAKTDTPKKRCGCNSKQPLLASNPAAAMQAAGQLADICRIAPEEQEHLHQVVRVDELPNATYLIRIEKKGLEPRSGQYMALSVPGDIQTRHYSIYSGENDETLDFLIKEVDDGIVSVKLHQFKPGDKVLVEGPWGHFRVRPSDVGTKRFLFVASGTGISPFHSFIKSYPGLDYQLLHGVRYGNDRYGMDEYPKKRYVACTSRDGEGDFRGRVTDYLKANRVEPGTLCYLCGNNQMIEDAIAILQSQGIKESEIYTEIFF
- a CDS encoding prephenate dehydratase, coding for MILEYESPLRVAIQGVRGAFHEIAARETLGNDIIPVECLTFRELVAATESEKVDAALMAIENSVAGGILPNYALLRNSELQIVGEVYLRIVQNLLALPGETVESIKEVESHPMAIQQCTDFLGEHPEWKIIESEDTALSARKISEGEIRGKAAIGSSLAAELFGLNILAPEIESNKENYTRFLILTKKDGKIRNTTSNKASICFSAKHEPGALADILKDIADCGVNLSMLHSLPKVGAKWEYIFHADLVYDSYMQYLQAVKTLNETATYFKVLGEYQAGSEIF
- a CDS encoding aminotransferase class I/II-fold pyridoxal phosphate-dependent enzyme; amino-acid sequence: MHVKPSSRIGKVSEYYFSKKLKEIDQMRANGTKVINLGIGNPDLKPSAAMIEGVCETSRKSGVHGYQSYIGSPVLRQAFADFYHRYYGVTLNPSNEILPLTGSKEGIMHISMAFLDEGDEVLVPNPGYPTYTSATKLAGGVPVEYNLTEENGFHPNFEEIEQRDLSKVKLMWVNYPHMPTGAKATRKLFEQLVAFGRKHQILICHDNPYSFILNKEPLSLMAVEGAKEVALELNSLSKSHNMAGWRVGMLAGSAEHLSAVLTFKSNMDSGMALPIQMAAAAALSADQNWFDSINAEYAKRLVLAEEIARKIGCKLPKEHSGMFLWIKIPDSVESAEAMADKILYQKGIFITPGSIFGSNGSRFLRISLCADEATLKEAADILSTFKLEE
- a CDS encoding prephenate dehydrogenase; the protein is MASSCDLKKRKERKMNITIIGLGLIGGSMAIDFKHMGHRVLGVEANPFHQREAMDLGLVEQCLPLDQAVAQSDVVVVAVPVGATPAVIKEALQHLQANGVIFDVGSTKKGICKALEGHPRRERFVAAHPIAGTEYSGPSAAHSGLFYRKLGIICDRQKSATDAVDCVEDLFVQLGMELKRIDSDEHDKHLAYVSHISHLSSFTLGLTVLDIEKDERSIFDMAGSGFASTVRLAKSSPEMWAPIMLENSEHLLEALDSYIDNLNKFKERILNRDEEGLKELMREANRIRRVLEKRS
- a CDS encoding chorismate mutase, whose amino-acid sequence is MAANELKDLIPMTEWLPGIKRPLIIAGPCSAESPEQLMETAKAIKALGQVDIFRAGIWKPRTFPNNFEGVGSIGLEWLREVKKETGLPVATEVGSVKHVFEAIKYGVDLIWIGARTTANPFAMQEIAEALQGVDIPVLVKNPLSPDLELWDGGITRIYAAGIRKLGAIHRGFSTWGKSDLRNTPHWQVPIELKRIHPNLPIIGDPSHICGNRTMIADIAQRAMDFNLDGLMIESHCNPDEAWSDAKQQVTPARLGEILSGLKMKTESTSDEKFIRTLDELRSQIDMYDDQILNILEARMKIAEKIGLCKKENNVSILQTARWSDIINKMVEKGAGKGLSDKCISEIFQSIHEESINHQINVTRD